A genomic stretch from Plasmodium brasilianum strain Bolivian I chromosome 9, whole genome shotgun sequence includes:
- a CDS encoding hypothetical protein (conserved Plasmodium protein) yields the protein MMDSEYHDVLDRADEIERVGDLSCNKINDSNSFTNSNLITCDKFFKSKKEDEEKKDSDEKDERDEKDERDEKDERNERDEKDERDENINPYEVAPKSNSSKMSSDNNANFVDEIKSNWSRSESINRYNNISDSLSKLKTIIKYEKQKDDVEKGGEQKASKNEEYMYNRNIEHNTSEHGIFNLYNGEKSIHNNTTTYAQKGVKKADKNNKERKLLRNIAKANSLKKIEKNINLLLESDDESTSDIDANKNINEKYTYGERVAEFTNIPPSVIINNYRKEASSFDNTLGKNNFLGRHANENDQSDNSYCYYNSRSDIGSITNGEVNITNKRKEVNVIPYNFSEQKSMVDNYLINTSLDIPITSAQGFKREFSFDCYGENEKYSNAYANGRRSNGNNNDVSSSNNISSNNVGSNNVGSNNVGSNNASSNNASSNNASSNNASSNNASSNNASSNNANSSNNNANSSNNNANSSNNNANSSNNNANSSNNMNSLNISRFSQFSNINELVLDDSNTSISSFTFNGNISNTLSKDTHRRGNGSEHNHLSSMYSDNYIKDDDNDNDYDEKVTGKKENLAEKKTLIKKRKSDVNFPLDNNRYNSCRYYGSSLKVNNNNLANSNKNTLGNSLRGSLSSSHRSSIQNRHVDSLQHSHSGDLQNNHTYLISEKNVIMENILPEHVYSLQNNARINTSTNGIVNEPNSNSSSVIITNNNKISAHEDNANCFNKFDLSPNRQISKREAAKSNADLNVSFAQLNSSPNVKKDDCAKNNKKNINVMANVDFDNNIFKNFNKEKILIESQKEKCNFKAEMVNDIEAAARNPINDETDRKNMNEIYKKINSISMLNDLSLNKLESLNSNIMDLYMKNNYEDKFLDDVILDDSIFISSNNLERDKTLCLHSSSSRNNEYKNGHSFLSETGETDSIFKISFSCNEDITTLSNSKRNNMFSNSLVLNEIAAKQMYQQNGNTEKCNYDNASQMKNDDNLFYNSEHKLYFKKTSMLSMPEQEQRMRIPVHASLSEQEGKMEEQEAMENEEEMDKQGVMENKEEIDTQGVMENEEEIDNQVVMENKEEIDSQEVMENEEEIDTQGVTEKQQNNKNGVQNAQYNVGTLEAQLDKNVWLKNTMSLQKDYSHNTKNRKAETFSVEQLSKYPTDVLIRENNVFLTNSSRSFTNKTDIINNFSNFETYNYEDKMMKSEFKKSCNLTLLNTSGISDQGKEILSNNKYTNKLQQISDIHKEDLNYIKLDHMQENTYTNSSSRHNTIINCDQEKTANIQEKTLDVQVNSPNYDKIFDRKKSSVVDTNHSISECIKRKRSENDCNQLSVNAIMANTSIFDKTNTSNDHKLKVRNRSNEKDYECNISGKVTISQNNNNNRCYSMEGACKKGSNDGSAKINAILRREIYMKSSNSEEVATKQGDKETNCSNGNGKNENVSVCDDIMYERRDISDVDNNEMEHSVSYNVNERNDEGGNNYKEHTAERAKNKNSFSYQNLTSYVSKNSNIRSSSCINQNSMHCSSTKEHAYNCKDSTDNINISQFSIKSRGCQRRSYSNLSHGRNFDVIQNEMAAGKKEVAASEKQLAESEKGVNPFEGRKVSQVWKNKSKEDLIYLSYQSNGNEIKQSTMSSMSDILNFGINNNSAVFFFDNIHNSSEYATIPKPIHSSYFDDECRLSHVKEEVMNVESSLQDNKNNSSKNNINYCKTIPLNDVKSFIINSSINNSSCYQNDVSQNKLENNMPLLDNMNSRSDHVTVSNLMSVGEKGVNIKNEILYDKLLTRNSNSVTMNGKNECNIGTNLSIVCANNDGNKNSRIDSNECETEQKKHMHSSSLCNAVNKLYTEDTNAQDDLKEGKDNMTYKKKKKLQVSYLTIF from the exons ATGATGGATAGTGAATATCATGATGTTCTTGATAGAGCAGATGAAATAGAACGAGTAGGTGATTTAAgttgtaataaaattaatgacaGTAATAGTTTTACTAACTCTAACTTAATTACTTgcgataaattttttaaaagcaaaaaagaagatgaggaaaaaaaagacagcg ACGAAAAAGACGAAAGAGACGAAAAAGACGAAAGAGACGAAAAAGACGAAAGAAACGAAAGAGACGAAAAAGACGAAAGAGACGAAAACATTAATCCCTATGAGGTAGCCCCAAAAAGCAATAGTAGCAAAATGAGTAGTGATAATAATGCAAACTTTGTAGACGAAATAAAAAGCAATTGGAGTAGAAGCGAAAGTATTAATCGTTACAACAACATAAGTGATAGTCTGTCCAAGTTGAAAACtatcataaaatatgaaaaacaaaaggatGATGTAGAAAAAGGTGGAGAACAAAAAGCaagtaaaaatgaagaatatatgtacaatagAAATATAGAGCATAATACGAGTGAACATGGAATattcaatttatataatggGGAGAAaagtatacataataatacaacTACGTATGCTCAAAAAGGTGTAAAAAAAGCagacaaaaataataaagagaggaaattattaagaaatattgCTAAAGCAAAttcattgaaaaaaatagaaaagaatataaacCTTTTGTTAGAATCAGATGATGAAAGTACAAGTGATATAGAtgctaataaaaatataaatgaaaaatacacCTATGGTGAACGGGTAGCTGAGTTTACAAATATACCTCCGTCTGTGATAATAAATAACTATAGGAAAGAAGCAAGTAGCTTTGATAACACacttggaaaaaataattttttaggaAGACATGCAAATGAGAATGATCAAAGTGATAATAGTTACTGTTATTACAACAGCCGTAGTGATATTGGTAGTATAACGAATGGTGAAGTTAACATTACTAACAAGAGAAAGGAGGTTAACGTAATACCATATAATTTTTCGGAGCAAAAAAGTATGGTAGATAACTATTTGATTAACACCTCGTTAGATATACCGATAACGTCTGCTCAAGGTTTCAAAAGGGAATTCAGCTTCGATTGTTACGGAGAAAATGAGAAATACAGCAATGCATACGCAAATGGTCGTAGAAGTAATGGTAACAATAACGATGTtagtagtagtaacaatattagtagtaataatgttGGTAGTAATAATGTTGGTAGTAATAATGTTGGTAGTAATAACGCTAGTAGTAATAACGCTAGTAGTAATAACGCTAGTAGTAATAACGCTAGTAGCAATAACGCTAGTAGCAATAACGCTAGTAGTAATAATGCTAACAGCAGTAATAACAATGCTAACAGCAGTAATAACAATGCTAACAGCAGTAATAACAATGCTAACAGCAGTAATAACAATGCTAACAGCAGTAATAACATGAACAGTCTGAATATCAGCAGGTTTTCCCAATTTTCCAACATCAACGAATTGGTATTAGACGACAGTAACACATCCATTAGCTCCTTTACATTTAACGGTAATATAAGTAACACACTAAGTAAGGACACACATAGGAGGGGTAACGGAAGTGAACATAATCATTTAAGCAGTATGTATAGcgataattatataaaggacgacgataatgataatgattaTGATGAAAAAGTGACagggaaaaaggaaaatttagCAGAGAAGAAAACGTTAATCAAGAAGAGAAAGTCCGATGTAAATTTTCCGTTGGACAATAATAGATATAATAGTTGTAGATACTACGGAAGCAGCCTTAaagttaataataacaatttagCTAATAGTAACAAGAACACATTAGGAAACAGTCTTAGGGGGAGTTTAAGCAGCAGCCACAGAAGTAGCATACAAAATAGGCATGTAGATAGCTTACAACATAGCCACTCTGGAGACCTACAAAACAATCATACGTACTTGATTTCTGAGAAAAACGTGATAATGGAAAATATCTTACCAGAACATGTATATTCTCTTCAAAATAATGCAAGAATAAACACATCTACCAACGGAATAGTAAATGAGCCAAACTCGAACAGCTCCAGTGTAATAATaaccaataataataaaatcagTGCACATGAAGATAATGCaaattgttttaataaatttgatTTAAGTCCGAATAGACAAATTTCAAAAAGAGAGGCAGCTAAATCTAACGCCGACCTGAATGTATCATTTGCGCAGTTGAATAGCAGTCctaatgtaaaaaaagatgattgtgcaaaaaacaataaaaaaaatataaatgtaatggCAAACGTTGattttgataataatatattcaaaaattttaataaggaaaaaattttaatagaatctcaaaaagaaaaatgtaattttaaaGCAGAAATGGTAAATGATATTGAAGCAGCGGCTAGGAACCCAATTAATGATGAGACcgatagaaaaaatatgaatgaaATTTACAAGAAGATAAATTCTATTTCGATGTTGAATGATCTTAGTTTGAACAAACTGGAGAGTCTAAACAGTAATATCATGGATTTatacatgaaaaataattacgaGGATAAATTTCTCGATGATGTTATTTTAGATgatagtatttttatttcttcaaataatttagaaaGAGATAAGACATTATGTCTtcatagtagtagtagcagaaataatgaatataaaaatgggCATTCCTTCTTGTCAGAAACTGGTGAAACGGACagtattttcaaaatttcatTTAGCTGTAATGAAGATATAACAACACTGTCAAATAGTAAAAGAAATAACATGTTTAGTAACAGTTTAGTACTGAACGAAATAGCAGCAAAACAGATGTACCAACAAAATGGGAATACAGAAAAATGCAATTATGATAATGCAAgtcaaatgaaaaatgatgataatcTATTTTATAACAGCGAACAcaagttatattttaaaaaaacatctATGCTTTCCATGCCAGAACAAGAGCAAAGAATGAGGATCCCTGTTCATGCTTCCTTAAGCGAACAAGAGGGGAAAATGGAAGAACAAGAAGCAATGGAAAATGAAGAGGAAATGGACAAACAAGGAGTAATGGAAAATAAAGAGGAAATAGACACACAAGGAGTAATGGAAAATGAAGAGGAAATAGACAATCAAGTAGTAATGGAAAATAAAGAGGAAATAGACTCACAAGAAGTAATGGAAAATGAAGAGGAAATAGACACACAAGGAGTAACAgaaaaacaacaaaacaataaaaatggCGTACAAAATGCACAGTATAATGTGGGCACTTTAGAAGCTCAGTTGGACAAAAATGTATGGTTGAAAAATACCATGAGTCTTCAAAAAGATTATTCtcataatacaaaaaatagaaaagcgGAAACGTTTTCTGTTGAGCAATTGTCCAAGTACCCAACGGATGTACTGATAAGagaaaataatgtttttctAACAAATAGTAGTCGATCATTTACCAACAAAACAGATATCATAAATAACTTCTCAAATTTTGAGACTTATAATTATGAAGacaaaatgatgaaaagtGAGTTTAAAAAATCGTGCAATTTAACTTTGTTAAATACAAGTGGAATTTCTGACCAAGGCAAGGAAATTTTGAGTAACAACAAATATACGAATAAGTTACAACAAATATCTGATATTCATAAGGaagatttaaattatatcaaattaGATCACATGCAGGAGAATACTTATACAAATAGCTCAAGCAGACataatactattattaattgCGATCAGGAAAAAACAGCAAATATACAGGAAAAAACATTAGATGTACAGGTAAATTCGCCgaattatgataaaatttttgacAGGAAAAAATCCAGCGTAGTCGATACTAATCATAGTATATCAGAAtgtataaaaaggaaaagaagtGAAAATGACTGTAACCAACTAAGTGTTAATGCCATTATGGCAAATACGAGCATTTTTGACAAGACAAACACATCGAATGATCATAAGTTGAAAGTACGGAATAGGAGCAATGAGAAGGATTACGAATGCAATATTAGTGGAAAGGTCACTATCAGTcaaaataacaacaataacagGTGCTATTCTATGGAAGGTGCATGCAAAAAGGGGAGTAATGATGGATCGGCTAAAATTAATGCTATTCTTAGaagagaaatatatatgaaaagtaGTAACAGTGAGGAGGTGGCTACTAAGCAGGGGGATAAGGAAACGAATTGTTCAAATGGAAATGGAAAGAATGAAAATGTTAGCGTATGTGATGATATAATGTATGAACGGCGTGATATTTCCGATGTAGACAATAATGAAATGGAGCATAGCGTTTCATACAACGTCAACGAGAGGAATGACGAAGGGGGGAATAATTACAAAGAACACACTGCTGAACGTGCTAAGAATAAGAATTCATTTTCATATCAAAATTTGACAAGTTATGtaagtaaaaatagtaatataagAAGCAGTAGTTGTATAAATCAAAATAGCATGCATTGCAGTAGTACTAAGGAGCATGCATATAACTGCAAAGACAGTACTGACAACATTAACATTTCACAGTTTTCGATAAAATCAAGGGGATGTCAAAGGCGGTCTTACTCGAATTTGTCACATGGTAGGAATTTTGACGTTATTCAGAATGAAATGGCAGCAGGCAAAAAGGAGGTAGCAGCAAGTGAAAAGCAGTTAGCCGAGAGTGAAAAGGGGGTGAACCCCTTTGAGGGGCGTAAGGTTAGCCAAGTATGGAAGAACAAAAGCAAAGAGGATCTTATCTATTTGTCCTATCAGTCTAACGGGAATGAAATTAAACAAAGTACTATGAGCAGCATGTctgatattttaaattttggtATTAACAACAATTctgctgtttttttttttgataacaTTCATAATTCATCAGAGTATGCCACAATTCCAAAACCAATTCACAGTTCATATTTTGATGATGAATGTAGGTTGTCACATGTAAAAGAAGAAGTAATGAATGTGGAAAGTTCACTACAAGATAACAAGAACAATAGCagtaagaataatataaactattGCAAAACTATACCTTTGAATGATGTTAAAAGTTTCATTATTAACTCGAGCATAAATAATAGTTCTTGTTATCAAAATGATGTTAGTCAgaataaattagaaaataatatgccTTTGCTTGATAACATGAACAGTAGGAGCGACCATGTTACTGTGTCTAATCTTATGTCAGTAGGAGAAAAGGGAgtaaacattaaaaatgaaattttatatgataaaCTATTAACTAGAAACAGTAACAGTGTAACAATGAACGGAAAAAATGAGTGCAATATAGGTACTAACCTTAGTATCGTCTGTGCAAATAATGAcggtaataaaaatagccGTATTGATAGTAATGAATGCGAAACAGAGCAAAAAAAGCACATGCATAGTAGCAGCTTGTGTAATGCTgtgaataaattatatacagaGGATACAAATGCTCAAGATGATTTAAAAGAAGGGAAAGATAATAtgacatataaaaaaaaaaaaaaactccaAGTGAGCTATCTAACGATATTTTAG